The following proteins are encoded in a genomic region of Balaenoptera ricei isolate mBalRic1 chromosome 14, mBalRic1.hap2, whole genome shotgun sequence:
- the CEP76 gene encoding centrosomal protein of 76 kDa, with amino-acid sequence MSLPPEKASELKQLIHQQLSKMDVHGRIREILAETIREELAPDQQQLSTEDLIKALRRRGIIDDVMKELNFVTDNVDQELPSSPKQPVGFTDRQSTLLKKTNIDPTRRYLYLQVLGGKAFLEHLQEPEPIPGQACSTFTLCLHFRNQRFRSKPVPCACEPDFHDGFLLEVHRENLGDGTRMADSTTMLSISDPVHMVLIKTDIFAETTLVASYFLEWRSVLGSENGVTNLSVELMGVGTESKVSVGILNIKLEMYPPLNQTLSQEVVNTQLALERQKTAEKERLFLVYAKQWWREYLQIRPSHNSRLVKIFAQDENGINRPVCSYVKPLRAGRLLDTPRQAARFVNVLGYERAPVIGGGGKQEQWCTLLAFLCRNKGDCEDHANLLCSLLLGYGLEAFVCVGTKAKGVTHAWVMTCGTDGTITFWESLTGHRYLHKPTNPDEPSAAEQSKPLYPYRTIGCVFNHQMFLGNCQPSDSVESCVFDLNDESKWKPMSEEAVKSVCAPGATTSLPPFPPLCASTIDASVTSNEIEMQLRLLVSEHRKDLGLTTVWEDQLSYLLSPALASYEFERTTSISAGNEEFQDAIRRAVPDGHTFKGFPIHFVYRNARRAFATCLRSPFCEEIICCRGDQVRLAVRVRVFTYPESACAVWIMFACKYRSVL; translated from the exons ATGTCGCTGCCTCCGGAGAAGGCGTCCGAGCTGAAGCAGCTCATCCACCAGCAGCTGAGCAAG ATGGATGTCCATGGCAGGATAAGAGAAATCCTTGCTGAGACCATACGGGAAGAACTGGCACCTGATCAGCAACAGTTATCAACGGAAGATTTGATCAAAGCCCTTAGACGCCGGGGAATCATTGATGATGTGATGAAAGAACTTAATTTTGTTACT GATAATGTTGATCAAGAACTCCCTTCCTCTCCAAAACAACCTGTTGGCTTTACTGACAGACAATCAACgttgttaaaaaaaa CTAATATTGATCCAACACGGAGGTATCTTTACCTTCAGGTTTTGGGTGGAAAAGCTTTCTTGGAACACCTGCAAGAACCTGAGCCTATACCAGGACAAGCTTGTTCAACCTTTACTTTATGTTTACATTTTCGAAACCAACGTTTTCGTTCTAAACCTGTTCCATGTGCCTGTGAACCAGATTTTCATGATGGCTTTTTACTTGAAGTACACAGAGAAAATTTAG GTGATGGAACTAGAATGGCTGATTCAACAACAATGTTATCAATAAGTGACCCAGTTCATATGGTGCTAATCAAAACAGACATATTTGCCGAGACCACTTTAGTAGCATCCTATTTTCTTGAATGGCGATCAGTTTTGGGCTCAGAAAATGGAGTCACCAATCTTTCTGTGGAACTTATGGGTGTAG GCACAGAATCAAAAGTTTCTGTgggaattttaaatataaaacttgaGATGTACCCACCACTCAATCAAACATTATCTCAGGAAGTAGTGAACACACAG cttGCTTTGGAACGTCAGAAAACTGCAGAGAAAGAGCGGTTATTTCTTGTGTATGCTAAGCAGTggtggagagaatatttgcaaattcgACCCTCACACAATTCACGGCTGGTTAAGATTTTTGCACAG gaTGAAAATGGGATAAATAGACCAGTCTGTTCTTATGTTAAACCACTTCGAGCTGGGAGGCTTCTGGATACTCCAAGGCAAGCAGCAAGATTTGTTAATGTCCTTGGTTATGAAAGAGCCCCTGTTATCGGAGGAGGAGGTAAACAGGAACAGTGGTGCACTCTGCTGGCCTTTCTCTGTAGAAACAAG GGAGACTGTGAAGACCATGCCAACCTCCTGTGCAGTCTCCTTCTCGGATATGGGCTGGAAGCCTTTGTCTGTGTCGGGACAAAGGCCAAGGGAGTGACCCACGCATGGGTTATGACGTGTGGGACTGATGGAACCATCACTTTTTGGGAGAGTTTAACAGGACACAG ATACCTCCACAAACCTACCAATCCTGATGAGCCTTCAGCTGCTGAACAGTCCAAACCGTTGTACCCGTATCGAACAATCGGTTGTGTTTTCAATCATCAGATGTTCCTGGGAAACTGTCAGCCCTCTGACTCAGTAGAAAGCTGTGTGTTTGATTTGAATGATGAATCCAAATGGAAACCCATGAGTGAGGAAGCAGTTAAATCCGTGTGTGCTCCAGGGGCCACgacgtccctccctcccttccctccgcTGTGTGCGTCCACAATCGATGCTTCGGtaacaagcaatgaaattgaaatgcAGCTCAGGCTACTCGTGTCAGAACACAGGAAG GATCTTGGCCTCACTACTGTTTGGGAAGACCAGCTTTCCTATCTCTTATCACCAGCTCTGGCATCTTATGAATTTGAGCGTACAACCAGTATATCTGCGGGCAATGAAGAATTTCAGGACGCCATCAGGAGGGCTGTACCTGATGGTCACACATTTAAAGGGTTCCCGATACActttgtgtatagaaatgcacgGCGCGCCTTTGCCACGTGTCTTCG gTCTCCTTTCTGTGAAGAAATAATCTGTTGCCGTGGAGACCAGGTGCGACTGGCAGTTCGTGTCCGAGTGTTTACTTACCCTGAATCTGCATGTGCTGTTTGGATCATGTTTGCTTGTAAATATCGCTCAGTACTATAG